The sequence GCGAGGCCAGGAAGCGGTTCTTCTCGCGTTCGAACAGCTGCTCGTTCTTGGACAGCTCGAAGACAGCGGACATGAAGTTTTCCTGGCTGGCGCCTTCTTCCAGGCGGCGGATCAGGTAGGCGATGGCCACGTCGAATTCTGCCGGGTGCACCACTGGGGTGTAGAGCAGCAGCGAGCCGACGTCCTTGCGCACCGCTTCGGCCTGGCCGGTAGCCATGCCCAGCAGCATTTCGAATTCGATGCCGTCGGTGACCTTGCGGGCCTTGGCCAGCAGCCAGGCCAGCGCCACATCGAAGAGGTTGTGGCCGGCGATGCCGATGCGCACGTTCTTCACGTGGTCTGGGCGCAGCGCGTAGTCCAGTACGGACTTGTAGCTGGTGTCCGAATCCTGCTTGGTGTGCCAGGTAGCCAGTGGCCAGCCGTGGATGTCGGCTTCCATGATTTCCATCGGCAGGTTGGCGCCCTTGACCACGCGCACCTTGATTGGTGCGCCGCCTGCTGCCACGCGGGCCGCGGAGAATTCCTGAAGCTCGATCATGGCCGACAGGGCATCTGGCAGGTAAGCCTGCAGCACGATGCCTGCTGGCAGGTCCTTGAATTCATCAATGGACAGGATCTTGGTGAAGACCGCGATGGTCAGCTCCAGGTCCTTGTATTCTTCCATGTCCAGGTTGATGAACTTCTTCTTGGGGCTGCGTGCGGCCTTTTCGTAGAGCGGGCGCAGCTTCTCTACGATGTTCTCCACTGCTTCGTCGAAGGCCCAGTGGTTGTGCGGAGCGACGGTGGAAGAAACCTTGATGGACACGTAGTCCACGTCATCGCGATCCAGCAGCTTCGCGGTGCCTTCCAGGCGGCGTTCTGCTTCCTTTTCACCCAGGATGGCTTCGCCGAGCAGGTTGACGTTCAGGTTAACGCCATCGCGCTTGATCTTCGAGATAGCTGAGCCCAGCTTGGTCGGCGAGGCGTCGATGATCAGGTGCCCCACCATTTCGCGCAGAACCTTGCGGGCAATAGGCACGACGACCTGCGGAAGCACAGGGGCCATGGTTCCGCCAAGGCCCACGGCCTTTCGCATGTACCACGGAAGGAAGCCTGGCACCTTGGGGGCAAGCTTCTTCAGGTTGATCGCTGCGACGCGCAGGTCTTCGGGGCGGATGACTTCGTCGACGAAGCCGACGGCGAAGTCCAGTCCCTTGGGGTCCTTGAGCAGGCCGGCCAGGCGGGCGGCGGCAGCATCCACAGGATAGTCTGCGGCCTCGGTAAGCCAGCGGCGGACCAGCTGGATGACATCCTCTGCGAGGTCCGCCGGAGCGGTGAGCGGGTTGCCCTCAGCATCCAGTGCTGCGGGAACTACGTGCTGTGTGGAGAGAGAAGACACTAATGGGTCCCTTCGATGCTATTCGTAACTTGTGGTTCGGCACCGAACGCTGATGTCGTTATGGCTAATCTAGTTGTCTTCTGTGGTCAGTCAACCGCTAGGAAAAGCTGTGTGCAAGATCGAGTATGAACCTATATTGTCTTAAGCAAAAGTGAACAAAACCGAAGTAGATCGTTCGGTTTTGCCGATGTATTTGCACTGCGTAAATACCCATTAACTGAACGGCGGAAAACCCGTGCTTGAGTTGAGACGATTGCGTTTACTACGCGAACTGAATATCCGCGGAACCATCGCTGAAGTAGCCGATGCACTGAGCTATTCACCCTCGTCCGTTTCCCAGCAGCTAAGCCAGCTGGAATCCGAAACCGGAGTGGAGCTGCTTCGGCGTACCGGACGCACCTTGAAACTGACCCCGCAGGCTCAGATTCTGGTGGCCCACACCGAAGAGCTGCTCGATTCCATGGAACGCGCCGAAGCGGATCTGGCCGCCACCATGTCAACGGTCTCCGGAACCGTGCGACTAGCAGTTTTCCAGACCGCCATGCTGGCCCTGATGCCGCCGGTACTGCGCGAGCTGCGCGAGGAATATCCGGCGCTGAGGGTGGAGATGAGCCAGCAGGAACCGGCCGATGCGCTGAACGAAACCAGCAGCCGAACCTTCGATCTGGTCGTCGCAGAACAATATTCGGGGCATTCTGCACCACATTACGGAAACCTTGATCGACGTGTTCTGACTCACGATCCGATCCGCTTGGCCTTGCCAGCACGAGGCGCCGAGGGGAACGCTGGATTCGACCGGGTGCGCAACTTGGAACATGCCAAGTCCTTGCCCTGGGTAGCGGAGCCGGAAGGGGCCGCCAGCAGGCACTGGGCACTGCAGGCTTGCCGACTGGCCGGCTTCGAGCCAGACCTCCGTTATGAAACCGCGGATTTGCAGGCTCACGTGCAGTTAGTCGCTTCAGGCAACGCCGTGGCAATGCTTCCAGAGCTAGTGCTGCGCGACCACCGGGACAGCTTGCGCACGGTGGATCTTCCAGGCGCTCCCAAGCGCACAATTTTCACCGCCATGAGGCATTCTTCTCTCCAGTCCCCCGCCATCCGCGCGGTGCGCAAATCACTGCACGCGCAGCCCGAAATGAGTGACGCAAGCAACTTGGCGATTTTGGCTACACCGGCAGACTTCGATACGGTCGAGTACGTAACGAAATGATCACAGACCAAAAGGCACGTGCGACAAACCGCGCAATTAGTGCCATAGTGGTGACTCGCACCACATAAATCCGCGCCTCGGTTGATTCTTCGGAGTCCCAGGCACAAACGGTAATGAGGAAAAATGTCCGACCTGACTTTCCAGACGATTGCGATTGCAATTTATATGGCTGCGATGCTTGGCATCGGCTATATCGCATATCGCCGCACCAACAATATTGACGACTACATGTTGGCCGACCGTGGCCTGAAGCCATGGGTCGCCGCGCTTTCGGCCGGCGCCTCCGATATGTCCGGCTGGCTGCTGATGGGCCTGCCTGGCGCTATCTACCTCGGCGGCATGCACGAATCGTGGATCGGCATCGGCCTGCTGGTCGGCGCCTGGCTGAACTGGAAGTTCGTCGCTCCACGACTGCGCTCCTACACTGCGATCTCGCAGAACGCCATCACCATCCCGAGCTTCTTCGAGAAGCGCCTGAAAGATTCCAAGCACCTGCTGCGCATCGCTTGCGCAGTGATCATCTTGGTCTTCTTCACCTTCTATGTCTCCTCGGGCATGGTTGCCGCCGGCAAGTTCTTCGAGGCTTCCTTCGGCTGGCAGTACCTGGCCGGCATGGGCTTCGTTGCCGTCATCACCTTGCTCTACACCCTGTTCGGCGGATTCCTCGGAGCCTCGCTGACCGACATGGTCCAGGGCGTGCTGATGGTCATTGCACTGATCGCAGTGCCGATCGTCGCGGTCACCCGCATCGGCGATCCTTCCACCCTGGCTACCCGCAT comes from Glutamicibacter arilaitensis Re117 and encodes:
- a CDS encoding LysR family transcriptional regulator, which codes for MLELRRLRLLRELNIRGTIAEVADALSYSPSSVSQQLSQLESETGVELLRRTGRTLKLTPQAQILVAHTEELLDSMERAEADLAATMSTVSGTVRLAVFQTAMLALMPPVLRELREEYPALRVEMSQQEPADALNETSSRTFDLVVAEQYSGHSAPHYGNLDRRVLTHDPIRLALPARGAEGNAGFDRVRNLEHAKSLPWVAEPEGAASRHWALQACRLAGFEPDLRYETADLQAHVQLVASGNAVAMLPELVLRDHRDSLRTVDLPGAPKRTIFTAMRHSSLQSPAIRAVRKSLHAQPEMSDASNLAILATPADFDTVEYVTK